Below is a genomic region from Cognatiyoonia koreensis.
CGAACCCGGCCAACATCCGTTCGGTGTGATCGCGTGTGGCTTCTTTTTCGATGACGATTGTTTCGCCGGGCGCGTTCAGCCCTGCCAACAGTACGGCGGATTTGACCTGCGCTGACGGGACCGGCACCACATAGCGCACAGGCACCGGATCGACGGCACCAACAAGGGTCATGGGCAGACGTCCGCCTTCGCGCCCGACCGCTTGCGTTCCGAATAGCGCGAGTGGGTCCGTGACCCGCCCCATCGGACGCCCGTTCAGTGACGCATCCCCCGTGAATGTCACCGTGATTGGCGTCGTCGCCATCGCGCCCATAATCAACCGCACCCCAGTGCCGGAGTTGCCGCAGTCGATCACTTGGTCGGGTTCGCCAAACCCACCGACGCCGACGCCCTGCACCGACCATGCACCGTCACCGTGGTTTGTCACCGTCGCCCCGAAGGCGCGCATCGCCTTGGCGGTATCGAGCACGTCTTCGCCTTCCAGCAGTCCAGTAATTTCTGTTCGCCCGACAGCCAGCGCGCCAAGGATCAAAGCGCGATGCGAGATCGATTTGTCACCGGGTACCCGCGCTGTACCTTGCAATGGACCGCACGGGCGGGACGTCATGGGAATGGGGGTGCCGTGGCCTGACATCTTCTCTCTCTTTATCGTTCGCCATCCAGTAACGCAGGTCATGCCGCGCGTAAATTGCCGTTCTTGCTGTGGATCGACAGTCTAGGCTTTGTGAAACGTCAGGTAGTGCGGCGTGCGCCCTTCGCGCAGCGCTTTTTGTTCATAGCGCGTGGACAGCCAGTCGACCCAAGGATCGCGCCAGTCCGAAGGCCGTTCGGCGGACCATGTGAACCCGGCTTTCGGCACCTCTTCCAGCGTCTGGCGCACGTAATCCTGAATGTCTGTCGCGACCCGCAATTCTGCTCCAGTCGCCATGACCCGGTGTAGCGGTTCAAGGTGTTCGGGTGTCACAAAGCGCCGCCTGTGATGGCGTTTCTTTGGCCATGGATCGGGGTAGTTCAGGAACACCTTTTGCAGGCAACCATCCGGCAGCACATCGAACAGATCACGCACGTCACCCGGATGCACGCGCAGATTTGACACATCGGCCTTGCGGATTTTGCCAAGCAGCATCGCGACGCCGTTGATGTAGGGCTCGCAGCCGATGATCCCCACGTCGGGGTTGTGCGCCGCCATGAGGATCAAGTGTTCGCCACCGCCAAACCCGATTTCGAGCCAGACCGGTTTGCCGCCAAACAGCGCATCGGTGTCAAGCGCGACGCGATCGGGATTTTCTTCCCAAGTGACCGGGCCGGGCGAGAGTGCCGCGAGGTCTTCGGCCAGATAGGCTTCCTGACTTGCGCGCATCCCTTTGCCCTTGAAGCGGCCATAGAAGTTGCGCCAAGGCGCACCGGAGGGATGTTTCGTCTGTGTCATGGCCGCGCATGTAGCAACGCAATGAGCCGCGCGCAATCCGCCTAACCGCGTGCGACCAGTCGGGCAGCTTTGCCCAACCCGCCCCGATCGCCGTTGATAAGGACACCCGGTTGATCGATATCCCGCCAAACAGGTCGATTTCGGCGTCCGCAATCAGCCTGTGCACACCGTAAAGCGCAACAAGACATTGGAAAACGTTAGAGCATTTGATTTTTGCGCCGATGGGCCATCGCCAAAGATGCCAGTGCTAGACTTCTTTGCGAAGTGCTTCGACAAGATCCGTCCGCTCCCACGAAAAACCGCCGTCATCCGACGGTGCGCGTCCGAAGTGACCGTAGGCCGCTGTGCGTGCATAGATCGGACGGTTCAGGCCAAGCCGTTCGCGGATGCCGCGCGGAGTCAGGTCCATGACCGCGCCGATGGCCTTTTCAATCGCTTCGGGGCTGACTTCACCGGTTCCGTGGGTTTCGGCATAAATCGACAGCGGTTTTGCTACGCCAATCGCGTAGGACAGCTGGATCGTGCAGCGTTCGGCCATGCCCGCCGCTACGACGTTCTTTGCCAGATATCGTGCGGCATAAGCGGCAGAGCGGTCGACCTTTGTCGGGTCCTTGCCCGAAAAGGCACCGCCCCCATGTGGTGCCGCACCGCCGTATGTATCGACGATGATCTTGCGACCGGTCAGACCAGCATCGCCGTCAGGGCCGCCGATGACGAAAGTACCAGTCGGGTTGACCCACCATTCGGTGTTGGCGGTGATAAAGCCCTCCGGCAGAACTTCGCGGATGTAGGGTTCGACGATATCGCGGATATCGGCGCTGGTCTGACCAGCGTCGGAATGCTGCGTCGACAACACGATCGAAGTGGCTTCGACCGGGATGCCGTTCGCGTAGCGCAAAGATATCTGGCTTTTTGCGTCAGGCCGCAGCGTCGGTTCCTGACCGGATTTGCGCACCTCCGCCAAGCGGCGCAACACGGCGTGTGCGTACTGGATCGGTGCCGGCATCAGCGCATCGGTTTCAGTCGTGGCATACCCGAACATGATGCCCTGATCGCCGGCACCTTCTTCCTTGTCCTTGCTGGCGTTCACGCCTTGGGCAATGTGGGCGGACTGCTGATGCAAGAGGTTCGTCACCTCGCAATGGGCGTGGTGGAACTGTTTTTGTTCGTAACCGATATCCTTGATGCAGGCGCGGGCGATCCCGTCGATCTGATCCATGAACGTCGCAAGTTTGGACTGGTCTGACAGGCCGACTTCGCCGCCGATCACGACCCGATTCGTCGTGGCAAACGTCTCACACGCTACGCGGGCTTCGGGCTCTTCTGTCAGAAACGCATCAAGGACAGCGTCCGAAATACGGTCACAGACCTTGTCGGGATGCCCCTCGGAAACGGATTCCGAGGTGAAGATGTAGTCTTTGCGTGTCATGTGATGTGCTCCGTTAAGTCTGTGCGCCACGTCAGGAAGCCGTTGTGGCGGAAGTGTCCATGTGCCTTATCAGCCGCCCTGCCCGCGTCAATCGGAAACGCGACGCCCGCGCAGGAAAAGCAGCGCAAGAAGCCCGAATATCGCAACAATGGCCGGTGTATCACCGAACCGTACATATGGCGTGCTGATTGCAGCAGCCGGAAGAGCGGCGTCGAGGTAGCCTTCCTCGCCCAGTTCCATACGGGCCGTGATCCGCCCACGCGCATCTATGACTGCGCTGACACCCGTGTTCGCTACGCGCACCATCGGAAGTCCCTGCTCGATCGCGCGCAGGCGCGCCTGGGCCAAGTGTTGATAGGGACCGGGGCCCGCACCGAACCACGCGTCATTGGTGATGAGCACCATCAACTTTGGACGGATGTCCGTTGTGATTTCTTCTGCAAAAATGCCTTCGTAACAGATCAGTGGTCGTATGATGCCCACGCCCGGCACGTTGATCGTTTCGCCCAAAGTGCCGGCAGTGAAACCGAACCCTTGTGACGATGCGAATCCCGGCAATCCAAGCGTGCCGACAAGTTCGCCGCCGGGGATGAATTCGCCGAATGGCACGAGGTGTTTTTTGTCATAAAGGCCTTCGATCAGCCCCCCCCGCCCCAAAACGAAAAGGCTGTTGTGATAAATGCGGTCCTTGCTGCGTCGCTGCACACCTGCAAGCAGCGGCACGCCTTCCGCGGCCTCTGACATCTGGTCCAGCATGGGCTGCGCCCACTCTAGCAAGTCCGTGACGGATGATTCCGGCCAGACGATCAGATGCGGGCGCACGTTACCGGCGGACGTGTAGCCCAGCAGCCTTTCGAAGTGATAGTCGCGCCGCGCGATGTCCCACTTTTCGTTTTGCGGAATATTGGGCTGCACCAGTCGTACCGTTTTTTGCAGCGCCGTCGGCGCAGGCGGAGGTCCGGGATCAAGCCAGAACGCGAGGCCGACCAGCATCGCCGGAACGATCAGCGCATCCCAGTGCCGGGCCGTAAGGTGGGCAAGGGAAATAGCCGCGAGCACCGTGATCAGCGTCAGCAGATGTGGCCCGCCCACAGCAGCGATCTGGGCCAGAGACGTGTCGATCCAGATATGGCCAAGCAACGCCCATGGGAATCCAGACAGGATCAAGGACCGCGTCACTTCCGCCGCAGCGATGGACAGGCCAAGTACAAGCGGTCGGCGTGGTGCAAAGTGCTGCGCCAGCCCACCAGCCAGCGACCAGAACGCGCCGCCACCCGCGGCCATCGCCAATAAGGCAAAGGGGGCCATCCAGCCGTGTGTCTGCACATCCACCAGAAACGGTTCTACGATCCAGCGAAGCGTGAATGCAAAATAGCCAAGCCCGAAAAGCCACATTGCCCGCCAAACGCGTAGGTCTTCTGGAATGGTGCGCAGGAGCCAGAAAAGGATTGCAAGCGCCAGAACTGTCGCAAGCGGCCAGTCGATCGGTGCCTGTCCAAGCCCTGCGACCGCGCCAAGCCCGATCAGCCCAATTGCACGTACCCACCATGCGGCAGCCCAGAACGCGACCCGTGTGTCAGCCACGGCTGTCCGCGTTCATGCGCACGCGCAGCCGCTTGATCCGACGCGGATCAGCATCGAGAATTTCGAATTCGGGCCCGTCCGGGTGCGGAATGACTTCGCCACGCGCAGGAACCCGACCGGACAGCATGAACACCAGACCGCCAAGTGTGTCGACTTCTTCCTCGTCGATCTCTGCGTGTTCGGTCAGTTTCATGCCGACTTCGGATTCAAATTCCTCAAGGCTGGTCTTGGCCTGAGCCAGATAGGTTCCCGGTCCTTCGAGTACCCAGCTTTTGGCCTCTTCGACATCATGTTCATCTTCGATCGCGCCAACGACCTGTTCAATAAGGTCTTCGATGGTCAACAACCCATCGGTGCCGCCATATTCATCGATCACAAGCGCCATATGCGTGCGTTCCGTCTGCATCTTTTGCAGCAGAATGCCGAGTGGCATTGACGGGGGCACATAGATCAGATGGCGCACAAGTTCATTCAGGTCGTAGGCTGAGGCATCCCCATTGAACCCGTAACGCAAGGCAAAGTCCTTGAGGTTCACAAAACCGATCGGCGTATCAAGCGTGCCATCATAGACCGGCATCCGGGTCAGCCCGTTTTCGCGGAAGACCTGAACAAGTTCCTCTTTGCCGATGGTAATGGGAACCGCGTGAATATCCGCTTTCGGGATCATCACGTCTTCGACCCGCATGCGGCGCAGGTTCAACATTCCCAATGTCTGCGCAGCAACCGCGGACGCTGTTTCGCCGTCACGGCCGTCGTCTAGCGTATCTTCTGCGGGTGATAGCGCTTCGAGGAGCCTTCCGAAAAAGCCCTTCTGCGTGTCGTCTGTGTCGATCTCCTGCGCGC
It encodes:
- the metK gene encoding methionine adenosyltransferase; its protein translation is MTRKDYIFTSESVSEGHPDKVCDRISDAVLDAFLTEEPEARVACETFATTNRVVIGGEVGLSDQSKLATFMDQIDGIARACIKDIGYEQKQFHHAHCEVTNLLHQQSAHIAQGVNASKDKEEGAGDQGIMFGYATTETDALMPAPIQYAHAVLRRLAEVRKSGQEPTLRPDAKSQISLRYANGIPVEATSIVLSTQHSDAGQTSADIRDIVEPYIREVLPEGFITANTEWWVNPTGTFVIGGPDGDAGLTGRKIIVDTYGGAAPHGGGAFSGKDPTKVDRSAAYAARYLAKNVVAAGMAERCTIQLSYAIGVAKPLSIYAETHGTGEVSPEAIEKAIGAVMDLTPRGIRERLGLNRPIYARTAAYGHFGRAPSDDGGFSWERTDLVEALRKEV
- the trmB gene encoding tRNA (guanosine(46)-N7)-methyltransferase TrmB, producing the protein MTQTKHPSGAPWRNFYGRFKGKGMRASQEAYLAEDLAALSPGPVTWEENPDRVALDTDALFGGKPVWLEIGFGGGEHLILMAAHNPDVGIIGCEPYINGVAMLLGKIRKADVSNLRVHPGDVRDLFDVLPDGCLQKVFLNYPDPWPKKRHHRRRFVTPEHLEPLHRVMATGAELRVATDIQDYVRQTLEEVPKAGFTWSAERPSDWRDPWVDWLSTRYEQKALREGRTPHYLTFHKA
- a CDS encoding hemolysin family protein, whose amino-acid sequence is MDDTTDGSSNAAQSAQEIDTDDTQKGFFGRLLEALSPAEDTLDDGRDGETASAVAAQTLGMLNLRRMRVEDVMIPKADIHAVPITIGKEELVQVFRENGLTRMPVYDGTLDTPIGFVNLKDFALRYGFNGDASAYDLNELVRHLIYVPPSMPLGILLQKMQTERTHMALVIDEYGGTDGLLTIEDLIEQVVGAIEDEHDVEEAKSWVLEGPGTYLAQAKTSLEEFESEVGMKLTEHAEIDEEEVDTLGGLVFMLSGRVPARGEVIPHPDGPEFEILDADPRRIKRLRVRMNADSRG
- the lnt gene encoding apolipoprotein N-acyltransferase; amino-acid sequence: MADTRVAFWAAAWWVRAIGLIGLGAVAGLGQAPIDWPLATVLALAILFWLLRTIPEDLRVWRAMWLFGLGYFAFTLRWIVEPFLVDVQTHGWMAPFALLAMAAGGGAFWSLAGGLAQHFAPRRPLVLGLSIAAAEVTRSLILSGFPWALLGHIWIDTSLAQIAAVGGPHLLTLITVLAAISLAHLTARHWDALIVPAMLVGLAFWLDPGPPPAPTALQKTVRLVQPNIPQNEKWDIARRDYHFERLLGYTSAGNVRPHLIVWPESSVTDLLEWAQPMLDQMSEAAEGVPLLAGVQRRSKDRIYHNSLFVLGRGGLIEGLYDKKHLVPFGEFIPGGELVGTLGLPGFASSQGFGFTAGTLGETINVPGVGIIRPLICYEGIFAEEITTDIRPKLMVLITNDAWFGAGPGPYQHLAQARLRAIEQGLPMVRVANTGVSAVIDARGRITARMELGEEGYLDAALPAAAISTPYVRFGDTPAIVAIFGLLALLFLRGRRVSD